A single region of the Oreochromis niloticus isolate F11D_XX linkage group LG19, O_niloticus_UMD_NMBU, whole genome shotgun sequence genome encodes:
- the rab32b gene encoding ras-related protein Rab-32: MGRISVTLSTEKLFKVLVIGDLGVGKSSVVMRYVNKRFDETYKASIGVDFALKTIEWDPKTVVRLQLWDIGGQERVKNMSRVYYKEAMGAVVVFDITNSCTLEAASEWKQDLDTKVRLDSGQPIPAVLLANKCDLTGRDEALVSSLDSFCKDNSFLGWFETSAKEDINIEEAGAFLVKQIMLCDTSLSTEEHHWDRIKVNQTPTESQSQSLCCVRSLFCDKEPN, from the exons ATGGGAAGAATTTCGGTGACATTATCTACAGAGaagctttttaaagttttagtcATTGGGGATCTGGGGGTTGGGAAAAGCAGCGTTGTCATGCGTTATGTTAATAAACGCTTTGATGAAACATACAAAGCATCCATTGGAGTTGACTTTGCCCTTAAGACAATTGAATGGGATCCCAAGACAGTGGTGAGACTACAGCTTTGGGATATTGGAG GCCAAGAGAGGGTTAAGAACATGTCCAGAGTGTACTACAAAGAGGCGATGGGAGCAGTAGTGGTCTTTGACATTACAAACAGCTGCACCCTGGAGGCTGCCTCTGAGTGGAAGCAAGACCTGGATACCAAAGTGCGTCTTGACAGTGGCCAACCGATCCCTGCTGTCCTGCTGGCCAACAAATGCGACCTGACGGGGAGGGATGAAGCCTTGGTGTCCTCTCTGGACAGCTTTTGTAAAGACAACAGCTTCCTGGGCTGGTTTGAGACTTCTGCTAAG gaagatataaatattgaagaGGCAGGTGCCTTCCTTGTCAAACAAATAATGCTGTGTGACACCAGCCTGTCCACTGAAGAGCACCACTGGGATAGGATCAAAGTGAACCAGACTCCCACGGAGAGTCAGAGTCAGTCACTGTGCTGCGTGAGATCACTGTTCTGTGACAAAGAGCCAAACTAA